From the genome of Caretta caretta isolate rCarCar2 chromosome 28, rCarCar1.hap1, whole genome shotgun sequence:
ctccttcccagcacttcctgcccatcacagaacagctgtttcgtggaattgaggatgctccgggagggtcggttcggggcggggacatggcatacttggggcagtgcatggcattcttctctcctaagtgcagggctcagcacttgtccttgctgaacctcatcagatttcttttggcccaatcctctaattggtctgggtcactctgaaccctatcccgaccctccggcgtatctccctctccgcccagcttagtgtcatctgcgaacttgctgagggtgcaatccatcccatcctccagatcacgcacaaagatggtgaagaaaaccggcccccagagtgacccgtggggaagcgggggagggggtggaggagaggaggcagacggtgagtggcagggaccccacagaggggggtgcagtggaggagagggggaaatcatccaggcagcggtgggcagtgtgggctgggagaaggggcgaggcagatacaggaagagatggagcacaggggggaaatggggcccaggcacccggggcctggtcatcgttggcaccagaagaggagaggagacagagacagagacagagacagagacagagacagagacagagacagagacagagacagagtgtgtgtgatggccaacatactagaggagagacagagaaaaacgtggtaggatagcaagcaactcacctcctggagtcatctgtcatgaagcgggacttcatgtttcctctgaattgtgtgggggtgcctcagtttcccctatgcagttcttaaggatctagggggtggggtaagggtgtatgatcattgcagagctctggagggcaggtgtgtgcaggggtctggacacagagaatggccgacaccctctttcctggcacctgatgccctgggcccttcccccctgcaaggtgagagctaaagggttggagaacaaaggaatcgggtgccctcctggccggggacagggacaaagcccagaggaggaggggctggggggagtttcagttgggggctggctggagacatggagtgaagggcagacggggttgtctggctcactgccccccaaaatggacccggctgaggggtccggttctctgcacctacaggctctgtgttagaccatgtccctgtcgtctaataaacctctgttttcctggctggctgagagtcccgtctgactgcggagttggggggcaggaccctctggcttccccaggaccccgcctgggcggactggctgtgggaagcgcagggaggggcagaggaggctgaaggctgaaggaggctgaagacgtgttgtgcgtgtcgtgttgcatgtgtcgtgtgacgtgttgtgtgtgtgacttgtgtgtcgttttgtgtgtgtgtgacgtgtttatgtgtgcgtgttgtggtccatgttgagtgtgtgtgtgccatgttgtatgccgtgttgtgtgcatgtgacggtgtgtgctgtgttgtgtgccgttttgtgtgcatgttgtgtgtgtcggtgtcatgtgttgtgtgagatatttgtgtctcgtgttgtgtgtcgtgtgtcgtgttgtctgtgtgtgtgtggtgttgtgtgtgtgtgagtgatattttgtgtgcgatgttttgtgcatcgtgttgtgtgtgtgtgtcacgtgtgccgttttgtgtgtcatgtgaggggttgtgtgtcatattgtgtgtgggtgtcggtgtcgtgtgtgatttctgtgtcacgttgtctgccgttttgtgcgtctcgtgtgtgtgtgtgtatgtgtcggtgtcgtgtattgggtgtgatttttgtgtgtcgtgttgtgtgctgttttgtgtgtcattttatttgtgtgtcatgttgtttgtgtgtcggtgtcctgtgttgtgtgtgtgtgagagacgtgtttctgtatgtgtgacgtgttctctctgtgtgtgtcggtgtcgtgttttgtgtgtgtgatgttttgtgtgtgatctgtatgttgtcttgggtgtccacacagggtaatgcacaaagcattctccttatggaggaagagtgacacaacgtggccactcaggagtaacacacaaacaatccctccctccccggagcaacagtgatgtgtgtggccaattcaggtcatgcacaaaccatttccatcatggagaaagagtgacaccaggtggccaatccagataatgcacaaaccatttccctcacagagcaacagtgacaccgggtggccactcacggtagtgcacaaataatttccttaacggagcaacagtgacaccgggtggccagtcagtgtaatgcacaaatcatttccctcctggaccaacagtgagaccgggtggccacttggagtcatgcagaaagcatttcctcacggagcaatggtgacactgcgtggccaattcaggtagtgctcaaatcatttccctcctggcccaacagtgacactgggtggccaattcaggtcatgctcatttccctcatggagcaagagtgacaccgggcggccccttggagtaacacacaaatcatttcctcacggagcacccgttgcacaaactgagtttaataataataataataataataaagaaaaaatagtttcaccagaaaaggtagattttcagtgattataagggatagcaaacagaagaaggcagattactaagcaaatacaaatacacacacatactaagcctaagatcttaaagagactggattcaagaagtcatttcccatcctaaatgtcttttggcaacttgaagagtttctgtagcttagacttcccgttgtttctctttacagactagactcctgtcttagtctggacttcccccttctcattccctttgtctcttcaggtactttcagcagcctttctactgccctgcatgatttccgtccgctccgacttctccatggctcccgagacctcacctgtgggaatgcacacctacccgggtcctacaaagggagacggcaccagcagagcagaggagagagagcgagttggcgaacacacgagaagacggcgagtgcggacgaggaactggaagcgccgacctggcagccgggtctgcagcgggcagagagcggaggcctggttccgcctccttggaaagaggcccaagaggctcaggcccctcctgccgcgttcccctccggcgagagctccggcaccattcctcgccagagccgctgcgagagccgagccggagccctcgctccccagcgctcgccgggggctgggaatctcgccctcggccctgccgccctcttccctcccgcccacaccggccccacgcgccgcccagagaccgagttcccccgaccgtccccgctccgctctcgcccccgcggggggtcgtctccggggtgggatttcggtgtcgtgtcctctgccgtcttgtgtgtcgtgtgacgtgtcgtatgtcgtgtcgtgggtgtgtgagacgtcgtgtgtgtcagtgccgtgtgtgagagccgccgtgtgctgtgcgtgtgtgcgtgagtgtgtgtcggcgtgtgtgagagacgtgattgtgtgtgtgagacgttgtttgtcatgtggtgtcgtgtgtgtgtgagacgtggttgtgtgttttcttgagtgttttgttgagtgtgtgatgtgttgtgttgctgtgatttttgtgtgtgtgacaggttgtgtgtcatgttgtgcatgtgcgcgtgcgacgtgcagtgtagccgtgacatgctgtatacgtgcaacgcgcaacgtgcctgcgatgcgcactgtgttgtgtgtgcaacatgtgacgtgctgtctacaacgtgcaacaggctgtgtgtgatgtgttgtgcgtgtgacatgtaaagtgtgacgtgcaacatgctgtgtgttccacatgcaacgtgtcagtgtcatatgtgtgtctcaatgtcgtgtgccattttgtgtcgtgtgccattttgtgtcacgtgtcatgttgtgtgtgtcgtgtctgtgacatgtcgtgtgtgtgcgtgcgacgtgttgtgcatgtgcatgtgcatagtcagacaagtgcgtgacgtgatatgtgcgacatgcgacaaactgtgtgtgcgaagttgtgtgtatgcgacgtatgtgcaacatgctgtgtgtctttgagtgtgtgtgagacgtgttgtgagatgtgttgtgggtcatgttgagtgtgagacgtgttatgggtcgtgttgagtgtgtgagtgtgacgtgttgtgggttgtgttgtgttgagtgtgtttttgtgacatgttgtgggtcgtgttgtgttgagtgtgacatgttgtgggtcgtgttgtgttgagtgtgtgtgtgtgacatgttgtgggtcgtgtgtgtgatgttttgtgtgtgatgctttctgtgtcgtgttgtgtgtgtgtttgcatcgtgtgtatttttgtttgtcttgttgtgtgccgttttgtgtcatcgtgtgtgtgtgacgtgtgtgcgtccacgccttcgacgtattgtgcgtgtccgtgtgggaagtgcgaagtgggatgggtcaacgtgccacccccttccccaacactttagccccctgtcgtaaacatgaccctacccccaccccagggtgctactgacactgaaacgacctaaaagacccccgactgatcactatgggctgcaccccattgccacccgcacttctatgctgctgctggccaaaccctccccccaaaatctaaaccccacccgctacccggaacccaactggaaccctgaccccataacctgccccccaactcgaaacccctgaaccaaaactgtagcccaaccctcaccccaacccgaacctccagctctgaacccagccccccgaagcctgacaccgctttaagccagagcccacttccccattcccaccctgggcaacaacagtgcaaaccacaccctcctgccccccgcccagggatcctgcttcttaccaccccttctttggaaatgagccttttcttcacttgcatcccacacaccttcattctcctttgagggcttatttagtgacaggggtctacacaaggcaactctttgctatcacagcgtaacaggacacagagacgtgaaaacagtgcaaacaacattccacgagttttcaggaggtttaaacacccaatacatttgaacatttaacattcgctttgatctctactaacacacacatccatggttggtaggctctgtttgctgcggtggatccactgggggttgatgtcatgggggttgagtgaaaacccactaaattgacagcagagcgctctccagtcgccgttgggactgcgccaggaacggcaggaaaaaggtaaattgaccgaagagcgtctcccatcgacccagcccactgtagacagagcagtaagtcgaccgaagcgacgtcaaatccagctctgttattcacgcagcgggagcagcctaacttaggacgacttcctgcggtaggatagagtcataaatagaaagggaaggctaaccacctttaaatccctcctggccagaggaactgggattgtttactctacagaagagaagaatgaggggggatgtcatagctgctttgaactaaatgaaggtggatccaaagaggacggatctagactattctcagtgacagcagatgacaggacaaggaggaatggtcaagttgcagtgggggagatttaggttggatattaggaaaaactttttcactaggagggtggtgaaatactggaatgggttaccttgggaggtggtggaatctgcttccttagaagtttttaagatcaggcttgacaaagccctggctgggatgatttagttggggattggtcctcctctgggcagggggttggactagatacctcctgaggtcacttccaaccccgatatcctaggattctatgatcatttggccaacaacatgcagcaaagcacccaactcagttgcatgaatgctctataaaccactcctcaattatacagagacaccagcatatctccccagctctcagccttgcacctcagaaatgtaccatcttacactgctcacggccttctcttgaaaagtgtaagctcattaattagttcgccacttcatcaaaaataaaggggacatgcaccagcctttgtcatgtgagcaactttcccaagcactttggacaaactcaggagtaagtataaaatagtaaaataactttattaactccagaaagttagattttaactgagtataagtattggtcacagaggtcaaaagtgtttacataacaaatgaaaacagactcccagtctaaactctaatttgaatctactaagcaagaattggatcaaacagcttttctcactcactggttgctccaggcaatgttgagatcttaatacacagactgaattccctctcagcctgggaccaatctccgcagttcaaattctgagtcttccagacaatcttccaggtgttgagattggggaagagacaggccacgtgggggtgtctttgactctcatacatattttttctccagctgctaggtagattcttgccgtgatgctggggttagttagcccccaatatggagcagcagtttgcctcctgcaccttgtggtaggcatgtcacagctccttcactttcaccccgcacggcagtgtgtccctgtcatggcccctttctatcatgcatcacgaaatctgcgtgcgcacctcgggagttacaccacagaaagctgctttcctgtgcagaaacttgcccgtgtagacaaggccgcagagggcttccataagaacgcacgacaggtcatagactgggtcagaccaatggtccgtcaagcccagtgtgctacctgagagcgaccagtgccggatgcattggagggaaagaacagaacaggcttgttgacctgcaaggtgagggtctttcacctttatatttaacttcattgttgtcaattcctacttatcctatatctaactacccctcctctgaggtctatgggcaaatcaggtgtgaaccactcctttgacacagacgtgtcccaatccagctgaactgaggcagaatttgggccaatgtcagtttggaaaaggcctgcttcacccagcaggtttctcaaagtatccgctgctgtgaaccgcatgtcgtctggatgtgcgaactccaaacatagcaaacatgaaaaaaaaaaaacgcaaagccagttctgaggtttccagagccaggcttgagggttaaagagctgtgctcaaaaggacaagggtctcagcagctataaaaagaactagttgcaaaaacaaaacaaaaattacatggaaaaaaaacaaccaaacaacaaccacccagaaaagctcctatcactcgcccatcaccattgtagatcttgacatctcctgcctcatgtgacatctttgctttgcgaacaagagccctggggaactcctgcgaactccaaagatagcaaacatgaaaaaaaaaaacgcaaagccggttctgaggtttccagagccaggcctgagggttaaagagctgtgctcaaaaggacaagggggctcagcagctataaaaagaactagttgcaaaaacaaaacaaaaattacatggaaaaaaaacaaccaaacaacaaccacccagaaaagctcccatcactcgcccatcaccattgtagatcttgacatctcctgcctaatgtgacatctttgctttgtgaacaagagccctggggaactctctggctcacctgtgggggtggaaggggtctcacactacgtgggaaggctgcatcatgagaaaaaccacctgtgctctactttcacactttctaatctttcagagtagcaggaggcggaaaagtgagacacatgcattagactcaagagcaaaactaagagaccaaaccacagactctggactcagcattcatgtatcctgcagtctgaacttggaatctgttacattccctcattggctaccatcatttaaccaacacggaagtgcttcttgtccagcaaggcagccagtttgggactcataggcatggcatggctctgaaggaatcagctgtttctctctgtgcttcaggaaacttgggatccaaatggtaaaagacagttgttcccagtttcatcatggcatcctttagaagtgtgagcaattctaaaaacagtttaccttggccacaggtcaccatagcgtccatctctggggtgaaaatcaaccactcgtagctctcatttctacctgagttcttgtcaaatctttgaccttagttgtagcaattttacacggctctggcgtagaattcttcaccaaccacacaacataccagtagcgatactgaggtagaactcccccaaatatgcccttttgtttctttaatctggtggcacagatttaaataagggactaaattcaggtgcggcttagaatccctctaagacaccaaatgtcaggtatctactcaaaatgggtgtctttctgcagctctatcacattcctcatggatgtcatttcctacacatttacagcatctcccaggagtgagctgaacagaaatgtcacttccatttttcccatctctacctaggaagggattgcatttcccaaataagaggcaacatgcacctgattaggaagggaagatcttcaggagcaacctcctgcagggcatgggccacaactgctttgggaggcaaatgaatgggtcttttgcttagttccaaatcatttactagagaatcctcttcccagccccttcgggaaatactgaccttaccaattgaagaacagggggatagagatggtgatggagaatccctctgatttaccctatgttcttctgttgttacagaggggaaaagacatttttccctatcccttccctattcctgctctttgttatacttcaatatattttaagggaggaaaacgggagtaaaaatatctgccttcaggaaaacctctgaaaaccagcgctctgatgaactgtgacaactgggaatgaaacaatatgatcctggtgggggaacttgatgactaacaatggtttttaaatgggggaacagtataactgtgatgctcaggctttgtttagactaggacatgtgatggagtttaggtcaggtcaagggggggaaagctaatgccaaccactgcacctcggctgcatctgcatgacaactgtaattgtcttttaacaccaagatcactaacttgagcagccaacgccatgtacagtcctagtggatgtaaggcacgggtagtttttgcctcagtgtagcttgttgggaacaaacctctctcccccacctggagctgatgaacattcctggctggagggacacacgctcctttgacccaaaaggaaaggagttgatagaaaacatcacaggactgaccccaaagaagggtgagctgcaaaaggcaggagcaggcaactcatctgggggagctgagtaaccacggtgaagatggggcacagatcactaagtgggaattagcaaatgtgatttaaaagaaaaaaatacctttggccagccctagttaaggcatttgttacagatgactcctatgtggattttctgatgtctaataagggttgagcgctgattgaagcttctcccacactcagagcatccaaaaggcttctcacctgtgtggattcttctatgtgtggtcagtacagagctccgattaaagcttttcccgcactcagagcacatgtagggcctctctcctgtgtgcgttctctgatgtgtgattagggttgagcgctgattgaagcttttcccgcactcagagcatatgtagggcctctctcctgtgtggattcgctgatgtgtgataagggctgagctttgattgaagtgtttgccacactcacggcatccataaggtttctcacccgtgtggattttccgatgtgtaattaggtgtgagctctgcttgaagtgtttcccacactcagggcatccataaggtttctcacccgtatggattcgccgatgtatGATAAAGTATGAGCTCCGattgaagcgtttcccacactcagagcatccataaggcttctcacctgtgtggattcttctatgtgtggtcagtacagagctccgattaaagcttttcccgcactcagagcacatgtagggggtctctcctgtgtgcgttctctgatgtgtgattagggttgagcgctgattgaagcttttcccgcactcagagcatgtgtagggcctctcccctgtgtggattcgctgatgtgagaggagggatgaactgtcaatgaagtgcttcccacactcagggcatccataaggtttctcacccgtgtggattttccgatgtgtaataaggtgtgagctctgcttgaagtgtttcccacactcagggcatccataaggtttctcacccgtgtggattttccgatgtgtaacaaggtgtgagctctgcttgaagtgtttcccacactcagggcatccgtaaggtttctcacccgtgtggattttccaatgtgtaataaggtatgagctctgcttgaagtgtttcccacactcagggcatccataaggtttctcacctgtgtggattctcttatgtgcaatgagatgcgagctccgcttgaagcatttcccacacacacagcatgcgtaaggtttctcacccgtgtggattctctgatgtctgagaaggtccgagctccctttgaagcttttcccacactcgaggcatgtgtagcgtgttccttccaagttcattctctcacgtgtaataaggtctgactggcttccgaagttttcctctggcctctgctgactctcacaggcttt
Proteins encoded in this window:
- the LOC142070355 gene encoding uncharacterized protein LOC142070355, coding for MNLEGTRYTCLECGKSFKGSSDLLRHQRIHTGEKPYACCVCGKCFKRSSHLIAHKRIHTGEKPYGCPECGKHFKQSSYLITHWKIHTGEKPYGCPECGKHFKQSSHLVTHRKIHTGEKPYGCPECGKHFKQSSHLITHRKIHTGEKPYGCPECGKHFIDSSSLLSHQRIHTGERPYTCSECGKSFNQRSTLITHQRTHTGETPYMCSECGKSFNRSSVLTTHRRIHTGEKPYGCSECGKRFNRSSYFIIHRRIHTGEKPYGCPECGKHFKQSSHLITHRKIHTGEKPYGCRECGKHFNQSSALITHQRIHTGERPYICSECGKSFNQRSTLITHQRTHTGERPYMCSECGKSFNRSSVLTTHRRIHTGEKPFGCSECGRSFNQRSTLIRHQKIHIGVICNKCLN